The Desulfuromonadales bacterium genome segment CCGATGCTCTTGACGGAAAAACCGGTACTCGCATCGTAGCGTAGGATGTCGCCATCTTCGCCTAGTTGACCTTTTTTCCGGAATCAGGTATCGGGATAATCCCGAAACCCGAATTCCCCAATCACGAGTTCTCACATGCCCAAAAAAAACGAACTTTTCGACATCGTCGACGAGCAGGACCGGGTCATCGGCCAGGCACCCCGCTCCGAATGCCACGGCAACCCCGCCCTGGTCCATCGGGTGGCACATGTGCTGGTTTTCGACCGCAGCGATCGGCTGCTCCTGCAGAAGCGCTCCATGACCAAGGACATCCAGCCCGGCCGCTGGGATACCAGCGTCGGCGGCCACCTCGATCCCGGCGAAAGCTACCTCGAGGCCGCCTGCCGGGAGATGCGCGAGGAGCTGGGCATCGAGGGCCTCCCGCTTACCTGGCTTTATTTCTCAAAAATCAGGAACGAAATCGAGTCGGAAAACGTTTCCACCTATCTCGCCCGTTACGAAGGCGAGGTATGTTTTGCGGCGGAAGAAATCGACGAAGTCCGGTTCTGGAGCGCTGAAGAAATCGACGCCGCTTTGGGGACGGGAGTGTTTACGCCCAACTTCGAAGAGGAATGGGCTTTGTGGCGCAACTGGAACCGGCGCTA includes the following:
- a CDS encoding NUDIX domain-containing protein, whose protein sequence is MPKKNELFDIVDEQDRVIGQAPRSECHGNPALVHRVAHVLVFDRSDRLLLQKRSMTKDIQPGRWDTSVGGHLDPGESYLEAACREMREELGIEGLPLTWLYFSKIRNEIESENVSTYLARYEGEVCFAAEEIDEVRFWSAEEIDAALGTGVFTPNFEEEWALWRNWNRRYPVMSERPIALCAGDTFPDLVRDLEGGDK